DNA from Stenotrophomonas acidaminiphila:
TCGGTAGAGCACCTCCTTGGTAAGGAGGAGGTCGAAGGTTCGATTCCTTTCGTGAGCACCATCTTGCTCAAAGCGCCATAACCAACCAGTTACCGAGAAGAAGCAGCCATGTCCAAGGGTAAGTTCGAGCGTACCAAGCCGCACGTCAACGTCGGCACCATCGGCCACGTCGACCATGGCAAGACCACGCTGACCGCCGCGCTGACCAAGATCGGTGCCGAGCGTTTCGGTGGCGAGTTCAAGGACTACTCCTCGATCGACGCCGCGCCGGAAGAGAAGGCGCGTGGCATCACGATCTCGACCGCGCACGTCGAGTATGAATCCGCGACCCGCCACTACGCCCACGTGGACTGCCCGGGCCACGCCGACTACGTGAAGAACATGATCACCGGTGCGGCGCAGATGGACGGCGCGATCCTGGTGTGCTCGGCCGCCGACGGCCCGATGCCGCAGACCCGCGAGCACATCCTGCTGTCGCGCCAGGTTGGCGTGCCGTACATCGTCGTGTTCCTGAACAAGGCCGACATGGTGGACGACGCCGAGCTGCTGGAACTGGTCGAGATGGAAGTGCGCGAGCTGCTGAGCAAGTACGACTTCCCGGGCGATGACACCCCGATCGTGCACGGTTCGGCCCGTCTGGCGCTGGAAGGCGACCAGAGCGACATCGGCGTGCCGGCGATCCTGAAGCTGGTCGATGCCCTCGACAGCTGGATCCCGACCCCGGAGCGCGACATCGACAAGCCGTTCCTGATGCCGGTGGAAGACGTGTTCTCGATCTCGGGCCGCGGCACCGTGGTGACCGGCCGTATCGAGCGCGGCATCATCAAGGTGGGTGACGAAATCGAAATCGTCGGCATCCGTCCGACCCAGAAGACCACCGTCACCGGCGTGGAAATGTTCCGCAAGCTGCTGGACCAGGGCCAGGCGGGCGACAACGCGGGCCTGCTGCTGCGCGGCACCAAGCGTGACGACGTGGAGCGCGGCCAGGTGCTGGCCAAGCCGGGTTCGATCACCCCGCACACCGAGTTCGAAGCCGAGGTGTACGTGCTGTCCAAGGACGAAGGTGGCCGTCACACCCCGTTCTTCAAGGGCTACCGTCCGCAGTTCTACTTCCGTACCACCGACATCACCGGCGCCGTGCAGCTGCCGGAAGGCGTCGAGATGGTGATGCCGGGCGACAACGTGAAGATGTCGGTCACGCTGATCAACCCGGTGGCGATGGACGAAGGCCTGCGCTTCGCCATCCGCGAAGGCGGCCGCACCGTCGGTGCTGGCGTCGTCGCCAAGATCACCAAGTAAGCCTGCAGTACCCGGCGGTAGTTGAGTCTGCCGCTGGTACGCGAATGGCGGGCCGGGAACCTCGGTCCGCCTTCGCCGTCTAAGGGACGTGAAACAAGCCAAGTCATACGCCAGTAGCTCAATTGGCAGAGCAGCGGTCTCCAAAACCGCAGGTTGGGGGTTCGAGTCCCTCCTGGCGTGCCACTTGCCACCTATCCAGTGACCTTGGTCGCGCCCGCAGCAAGAGTCGGATGAACAGCAAGATCGAGCATTCCAAGAGCGCCGCCTCCGGTGGCGATATGGTCAAGTACGTTGGCGCCGCCCTGCTGGTGCTGGCGGGCTTGTTCGTCTGGTTCTGGTTCTCCACTCCGGCGCGCGCGGTGCAGCTCGGTGCCTGGTCGGGTCAGCTGCGTGCGCTGGCCGTGGTCGTCGGCCTGGTCGCCGGCGGCGCGTTGTTCATGCTCACCGCCAAGGGCCACCAGGTCCGCGAATTCCTTTCCGAGTCCCGGTTCGAGCTGCGCAAGGTCGTATGGCCGACCCGCCAGGAAGCCATCCGCATGACCTGGGTGGTGATCGTGGTCGTGATCGTGCTGAGCCTGCTGCTGGGTGGCTTCGACTTCGTGATCCAGAAGCTGACCCAGTGGTTCCTGGGGCGTTGAGGAGATAACAGTGAAACGTTGGTACGTCGTCCATGCCTATTCGGGCTTCGAGAAGTCGGTTGCCCAGGCTCTGCGTGACCGCATCGCCCGCGAGGGCATGGAGGAGCGTTTCGGCGACGTCCTGGTTCCGACCGAGGAAGTGGTGGAAATGCGCTCCGGCCAGAAGCGCCGTTCCGAGCGCAAGTTCTTCCCGGGTTACGTGCTGGTCCAGATCGAGACCCACGAGGAAGCCGGCATTCCGCGCATCGACAACGAAAGCTGGCACCTGGTCAAGGAAACCCCGAAGGTGCTGGGCTTCATCGGCGGCACCGCCGACCGCCCGCTGCCGATCCGTGACGACGAAGCCGCTGCCATCCTGGATCGCGTCCAGGAAGGCGTCGAGAAGCCGCGCCCGAAGGTGCTGTTCGAACCGGGCCAGATGGTCCGTGTCATCGACGGTCCGTTCAACGACTTCAATGGCGTGGTCGAGGAAGTCAACTACGAGAAGAGCCGCCTGCGCGTGTCGGTGCTGATCTTTGGTCGCGCCACCCCGGTCGAGCTCGAGTTCGGCCAGGTCGAAAAGGCGGTCTGAACCGTGCCGCCAGCCTGTTCAGGTTGGCGGCATAAAAACTGCTAGAATTGCCGGCTCCCTGAAAGGGGCTGAGATCAAAGGCCGCCGCGAGGTGGCCTTTGCCGCGATTCCAAGATTTCAAAACGCGATGCCGGGACGCGTGATTCCCGGTCCGATGGGGAGCCTGTTGTCGCAAGGCGCTAGCACCCGGAGAGCACTCAAATGGCAAAGAAAGTTGTCGGTTACATCAAGCTGCAGGTGAAGGCCGGTCAGGCCAACCCCTCGCCGCCGGTCGGTCCTGCGCTGGGTCAGCGCGGCCTGAACATCATGGAGTTCTGCAAGGCGTTCAATGCCGCCACGCAGAAGCTGGAGCCGGGTATCCCGGTGCCGGTGATCATCACGGCCTACTCGGACCGTACCTTCACCTTCATCACCAAGAGCACCCCGGCCACCGTGCTGCTCAAGAAGGCGGCGGGCATCACCTCCGGCTCCAAGCGCCCGAACACCGACAAGGTGGGCAAGGTCACCCGCAAGCAGCTTGAAGAAATCTGCAAGGCGAAGGAGCCGGACCTGACGGCTGCCGACCTGGACGCCGCCGTGCGTACGATCGCGGGCTCGGCCCGTTCCATGGGCCTGGTGGTGGAGGGTTAATCAGATGGCACAGACCAAGCGTGAGAAGGCCATCAAGGCCGCCGTCGTCCCGGGCAAGAGCTACGCCTTCGAGGACGCGATCAACATCCTGAAGACCGCCACCAAGGCCAAGTTCGTCGAGTCGATCGACGTCGCCGTGCGCCTGGGCGTGGACGCGAAGAAGTCCGACCAGCAGGTGCGCGGTTCGACCGTGCTGCCGGCCGGTACCGGCAAGTCGGTGCGCGTGGCGGTGTTCGCCCCGGCCGGTGCCAAGGCTGACGAAGCCCTGGCCGCTGGCGCCGAAGCCGTCGGCATGGACGACCTGGCCGAGAAGATGCAGGCCGGCGACCTGAATTACGACGTGGTCATCGCGACCCCGGACGCCATGCGCGTCGTCGGCAAGCTGGGCACCGTGCTGGGCCCGCGCGGCCTGATGCCGAACCCGAAGGTCGGCACCGTTTCCCCGAACCCGGGCGAAGCCGTGAAGAACGCCAAGTCGGGCCAGGTGCGTTACCGCACCGACAAGGCCGGCATCATCCACTGCACCATCGGCAAGGCCAGCTTCGACAACGCCGCGCTGCAGTCGAACCTGCAGGCGCTGCTGCTGGACCTGATCAAGGCCAAGCCGGCCACCTCGAAGGGCACCTACCTGCAGAAGGTTTCGGTCAGCTCGACGATGGGCCCGGGCGTCACCGTCGACCAGTCGTCGCTGACTCTGAAGTAATCGTTTCAAGCGGCCGCGGCGCCTCGGTGCCGTGGCCGTGACATTTGAAGGCATCGCGGGCAGTGCATCGTCCGCGGTAGCCGTCAAAGACCGCAGGCGCGGTCAGCGCATACCGGCGACGGGCAGGGAAGCTCGATCTGGCAAGGAGTCGCCGCCGGCATAGCGGGATCGCTTAATCGATTCCCCGGAATCACCCTGCGTAGATGGTGCCCTTCTGGAGTTTTTCTGGTTCACGCACGTCTGGGTTTCCCAGGTTGGCCCACTCCAGGTCTAGAACGGCCCACCCCCGGAGCATCATCCCGATGTTCCCGGCGTCCAGGACGGATGCCGCACAGGACCGCACACGGCAGGAGCCGTAAGCGGAGTTCAATTGGAGGAGTGCAATGGCTCTCAATCTGTCCCAGAAGCAAGAAGTAGTCGCCGAACTGGCAGACGTCGCCGCCAAGGCCCACTCCTTGATCGCAGCCGAATACGCTGGCACCACGGTCGCCCAGATGACCGCGATGCGCAAGCAGGCCCGCGAAACCGGCGTTTTCTTGAAGGTTGTCAAGAACACGCTGGCCGCGCGCGCCGTCGAAGGCACCGATTTCGCAGTCGCTAAGGACCAGATGGTCGGTCCGCTGCTGTATGCGTTTTCGCTCGAGGAGCCCGGCGCCGCCGGTCGCCTGATCAAGGAAGCAGCCAAGGGCAACGACAAGCTGAAGGCGAAGGTCGTGGCGATCGGTGGGGAAATCTTCCCGGCCAGCCACGTCGACGTGCTGGCATCGCTGCCGACCCGTGATCAGGCCCTGGCCATGCTGGCCCGCGTCCTGACCGAGCCGGTCACCATGTTCGCGCGCGCCGTCAAGGCTGTTGGTGAGAAGCAGAACGGTGGTGCGGCTGTCGAAGCTGCCGAGCCGGCCGCTGAAACCGCCTGAGTTCGACGTTTCCGTGGTTCTGAATAGAACCTCAATCCAGAATATTTTCCAAAGGTAATCAAAATGTCCCTTACCAACGAACAGATCGTCGACGCCATCGCCGAGAAGTCCCTGATGGAAGTGATGGAGCTGGTCAAGGCCATCGAAGACAAGTTCGGCGTTTCCGCCGCCGCCCCGGTCATGGCCGTCGCCGCTGCCGGCCCGGCCGCTGCCGTCGAAGAGCAGACCGAGTTCAACGTCATCCTGAAGGATGCCGGCGCCAAGAAGGTCGAAGTCATCAAGGCCGTGCGCGCCATCACCGGCCTGGGCCTGAAGGAAGCGAAGGATCTGGCCGAGGCCGGTGGCGTCGTGAAGGAAGGCGCTTCGAAGGAAGACGCCGAGAAGTTCAAGAAGGAACTGGAAGCCGCCGGCGCCACCGTCGAGCTGAAGTAAGCAGTTCCCTTGCGTCGCCATCGAATCACGGCGATGCAGCCAGGGCTGGGGGCCTAAAGCCCCCGGCCTTTGGTCGTTGTAGAGCCGGGCATGCCCGGTGCGGTGAAAAGCCCAACACGGGCTGCGTTCCAACCCCGGCCGGCCCGCGCATCGCGCGGCGGGCAGGGCGGCAGGCAGACGAGTTGGCAGTTGGAAGTAGCGGGAGAAGGCGTGCTGGTGCCGGCAATACCAGCGACTTCCAACTGACAATTTAAAAGTTCCCTTCCGGGTCGTGGACGCACGGCCCGCACAACAAGGTGGAAGATCCCATGACGTCCTATTCGTACACCGAAAAAAAGCGCATCCGCAAGGATTTCGGCAAGCAGCGCTCGATCCTCGAGGTGCCGTTCCTGC
Protein-coding regions in this window:
- the nusG gene encoding transcription termination/antitermination protein NusG (Modulates Rho-dependent transcription termination) translates to MKRWYVVHAYSGFEKSVAQALRDRIAREGMEERFGDVLVPTEEVVEMRSGQKRRSERKFFPGYVLVQIETHEEAGIPRIDNESWHLVKETPKVLGFIGGTADRPLPIRDDEAAAILDRVQEGVEKPRPKVLFEPGQMVRVIDGPFNDFNGVVEEVNYEKSRLRVSVLIFGRATPVELEFGQVEKAV
- a CDS encoding translation elongation factor Tu, yielding MSKGKFERTKPHVNVGTIGHVDHGKTTLTAALTKIGAERFGGEFKDYSSIDAAPEEKARGITISTAHVEYESATRHYAHVDCPGHADYVKNMITGAAQMDGAILVCSAADGPMPQTREHILLSRQVGVPYIVVFLNKADMVDDAELLELVEMEVRELLSKYDFPGDDTPIVHGSARLALEGDQSDIGVPAILKLVDALDSWIPTPERDIDKPFLMPVEDVFSISGRGTVVTGRIERGIIKVGDEIEIVGIRPTQKTTVTGVEMFRKLLDQGQAGDNAGLLLRGTKRDDVERGQVLAKPGSITPHTEFEAEVYVLSKDEGGRHTPFFKGYRPQFYFRTTDITGAVQLPEGVEMVMPGDNVKMSVTLINPVAMDEGLRFAIREGGRTVGAGVVAKITK
- a CDS encoding preprotein translocase subunit SecE — protein: MNSKIEHSKSAASGGDMVKYVGAALLVLAGLFVWFWFSTPARAVQLGAWSGQLRALAVVVGLVAGGALFMLTAKGHQVREFLSESRFELRKVVWPTRQEAIRMTWVVIVVVIVLSLLLGGFDFVIQKLTQWFLGR
- a CDS encoding 50S ribosomal protein L10, producing the protein MALNLSQKQEVVAELADVAAKAHSLIAAEYAGTTVAQMTAMRKQARETGVFLKVVKNTLAARAVEGTDFAVAKDQMVGPLLYAFSLEEPGAAGRLIKEAAKGNDKLKAKVVAIGGEIFPASHVDVLASLPTRDQALAMLARVLTEPVTMFARAVKAVGEKQNGGAAVEAAEPAAETA
- a CDS encoding 50S ribosomal protein L1; protein product: MAQTKREKAIKAAVVPGKSYAFEDAINILKTATKAKFVESIDVAVRLGVDAKKSDQQVRGSTVLPAGTGKSVRVAVFAPAGAKADEALAAGAEAVGMDDLAEKMQAGDLNYDVVIATPDAMRVVGKLGTVLGPRGLMPNPKVGTVSPNPGEAVKNAKSGQVRYRTDKAGIIHCTIGKASFDNAALQSNLQALLLDLIKAKPATSKGTYLQKVSVSSTMGPGVTVDQSSLTLK
- a CDS encoding 50S ribosomal protein L11, which translates into the protein MAKKVVGYIKLQVKAGQANPSPPVGPALGQRGLNIMEFCKAFNAATQKLEPGIPVPVIITAYSDRTFTFITKSTPATVLLKKAAGITSGSKRPNTDKVGKVTRKQLEEICKAKEPDLTAADLDAAVRTIAGSARSMGLVVEG
- a CDS encoding 50S ribosomal protein L7/L12; this encodes MSLTNEQIVDAIAEKSLMEVMELVKAIEDKFGVSAAAPVMAVAAAGPAAAVEEQTEFNVILKDAGAKKVEVIKAVRAITGLGLKEAKDLAEAGGVVKEGASKEDAEKFKKELEAAGATVELK